A window of the Henckelia pumila isolate YLH828 chromosome 3, ASM3356847v2, whole genome shotgun sequence genome harbors these coding sequences:
- the LOC140892384 gene encoding cytochrome P450 71A6-like, with translation MVHFGSTPVLVASSADAAREIMKNQDLIFASRPKIAVAEKMVYGAKDVAFAPYSEYWRQMRSICVLHLLSNKRVQSFRHVREEETSAMIERIRESGSAAVDFSAMFSLLTNDVLCRVVLGRKDGQFKEFIRRATEVIGTPNIGDHFPWLAWINKINGFDSKVDNVCKDFDEFLVNVIKNHRDEEEQGKKNEGSNFVEILLEFQRDNKNTSPIEDEALKALLMDMFVGGTDTSQTLLEWTLAELLKHPKVMKKLQKEIRQIASTKQDITEDDLENMHYLKAVMKESLRLHPPIPLLVPRVASVDTNVLGYHVAAGTQVFISAWTIGRDPSLWKDPEEFNPERFFETSIDFRGFHFEFTPFGAGRRGCPGVAFAIHLDELALAKLLHKFDFMLPDGVKEEDLDMTDGIGMTVHKNIPVFAVVAAA, from the exons ATGGTTCACTTCGGCAGCACGCCGGTGCTAGTCGCCTCTTCGGCCGACGCAGCACGCGAGATCATGAAAAACCAGGACTTGATCTTCGCGAGCAGGCCGAAAATAGCAGTCGCTGAGAAGATGGTTTATGGAGCCAAGGATGTGGCATTCGCCCCGTATAGCGAATATTGGAGGCAGATGAGAAGCATATGTGTGCTTCATCTTCTTAGCAACAAAAGGGTTCAATCTTTTCGCCACGTGCGAGAAGAGGAAACCTCTGCTATGATCGAAAGGATCAGGGAATCGGGATCCGCTGCTGTAGACTTTAGTGCCATGTTTTCATTGCTCACCAATGATGTGTTGTGCAGGGTGGTGTTGGGCCGGAAAGATGGGCAGTTTAAGGAGTTTATTAGGCGGGCTACGGAGGTCATCGGTACCCCGAATATAGGGGATCACTTCCCTTGGCTTGCATGgatcaataaaataaatggaTTTGATTCTAAAGTTGATAATGTGTGTAAGGATTTTGATGAGTTTTTGGTGAATGTGATAAAGAATCATAGAGATGAGGAAGAGCAAGGGAAAAAGAACGAGGGGTCCAACTTTGTGGAAATATTGCTTGAATTTCAGAGAGACAACAAGAATACCTCTCCTATAGAAGATGAAGCTTTGAAAGCTCTCCTTATG GACATGTTTGTTGGAGGAACTGATACATCACAAACCCTTTTAGAGTGGACGCTTGCTGAGCTCTTAAAACATCCAAAAGTCATGAAAAAACTGCAAAAGGAAATAAGACAAATAGCCTCAACAAAACAAGACATCACCGAAGATGACTTAGAAAACATGCATTATCTAAAAGCCGTGATGAAAGAAAGCCTAAGGCTCCACCCTCCAATCCCATTACTCGTCCCACGAGTGGCGTCCGTCGACACCAACGTACTGGGGTACCACGTCGCAGCAGGCACGCAAGTTTTCATCAGCGCGTGGACGATCGGAAGAGACCCTTCCCTGTGGAAAGATCCCGAAGAGTTCAACCCGGAAAGGTTCTTCGAAACGAGCATCGACTTCAGAGGGTTTCATTTCGAGTTTACTCCATTTGGTGCTGGCCGAAGAGGGTGCCCTGGTGTCGCATTCGCCATACATCTTGATGAACTTGCTTTGGCCAAATTGTTGCATAAATTTGACTTCATGTTGCCCGATGGGGTGAAGGAGGAGGATTTGGACATGACGGATGGCATTGGGATGACCGTGCATAAAAACATACCCGTGTTTGCTGTGGTCGCCGCCGCCTAG